The following proteins are co-located in the Styela clava chromosome 15, kaStyClav1.hap1.2, whole genome shotgun sequence genome:
- the LOC144432463 gene encoding histone H2B type 2-F-like — MAPTKGAKKVVKQVNAKKDARKARRKRKESFGIYIYKVLKQVHPDTGISRRSMNIMNSFVNDLFERICGEASRLAHYNKRRTISSREVQTAVRLLLPGELAKHAVSEGTKAVTKYTSSK; from the coding sequence ATGGCCCCCACAAAAGGAGCAAAGAAGGTTGTGAAACAAGTCAATGCCAAAAAGGATGCCAGGAAAGCTCGAAGGAAGCGCAAAGAAAGCTTCGGCATTTACATCTACAAAGTTCTGAAGCAGGTTCACCCAGACACCGGCATCTCCAGGAGAAGCATGAACATCATGAATTCTTTCGTAAACGACCTGTTCGAAAGAATCTGTGGCGAGGCCTCTCGACTTGCGCATTACAACAAAAGGCGTACCATCAGCAGTCGCGAAGTGCAAACCGCAGTTCGCTTGCTTCTTCCCGGTGAACTTGCAAAACACGCAGTTTCTGAGGGAACCAAGGCCGTGACAAAGTACACCAGCTCCAAATAA